Proteins from a genomic interval of Medicago truncatula cultivar Jemalong A17 chromosome 3, MtrunA17r5.0-ANR, whole genome shotgun sequence:
- the LOC112420256 gene encoding uncharacterized protein yields the protein MDPFDLEAYFQKRDAEDTYMVNRFIQRRKQIEEGSGSRSRKYFNRDHAAANQRLIDDYFADAPTYDDAMFRRRYRMQKHVFLRIVGDLSSSDNYFTQRIDAANKEGISPLAKCTTTMRMLAYGVAADAVDEYIKIGSSTALECLLRFCKGIIRLYEEVYLRAPTQDDLQRILHVSEMRGFPGMIGSIDCMHWEWKNCPKAWEGQFTRGDKGTTTVILEAVASHDLWIWHAFFGCPGTLNDINVLDRSPVFDDVEQGKAPRVNYFVNQRPYNMTYYLADGIYPSYPTFVKSIRLPQSEPDKLFAKHQEGCRKDIERMEGVVVEIWWGEVELVRMVCVSSTWQ from the coding sequence ATGGATCCTTTTGATTTGGAAGCCTACTTCCAAAAACGTGATGCTGAAGACACGTATATGGTCAACCGATTTATTCAGCGTCGAAAACAAATAGAGGAAGGTAGTGGATCTCgtagtagaaaatatttcaatagagATCATGCAGCTGCAAACCAAAGACTAATTGATGACTACTTTGCCGATGCACCTACATACGACGATGCAATGTTTCGTCGTCGGTATCGGATGCAAAAACATGTTTTCCTTCGAATCGTTGGAGATCTTTCAAGTAGTGATAACTACTTCACCCAACGAATTGATGCAGCCAATAAAGAAGGTATATCACCGTTAGCAAAATGTACCACAACAATGCGAATGTTAGCATATGGTGTGGCAGCAGATGCGGTCgatgaatacatcaaaataggaagtAGTACAGCATTGGAATGCTTACTTAGATTCTGCAAAGGAATCATACGACTCTATGAGGAAGTGTATTTGAGAGCACCAACCCAAGATGACCTGCAAAGAATATTGCATGTTAGTGAAATGCGGGGGTTCCCAGGGATGATCGGCAGTATTGACTGCATGCACTGGGAGtggaaaaattgtcctaaagcaTGGGAAGGTCAATTTACCAGGGGGGATAAGGGAACCACCACAGTTATTCTAGAAGCAGTTGCATCTCATGATCTATGGATCTGGCATGCCTTTTTTGGATGTCCGGGAACGTTGAACGATATAAACGTTCTAGACCGGTCACCAGTGTTTGATGATGTGGAACAGGGAAAGGCTCCGAGGGTGAATTACTTTGTGAATCAACGTCCCTATAATATGACATACTATCTAGCTGATGGTATCTACCCTTCGTATCCAACTTTCGTCAAATCAATTAGACTTCCTCAAAGTGAACCTGataagttatttgcaaaacatcaagaGGGATGTCGGAAAGACATCGAAC